CAAATCCTGCCTCACTCATCATTTCTTACCAACACGcaaaatttttttgttcttaccCAAATCCCGCCTCACTCATCTTCCCCATTATCCCTCTTAGATCAGTTCATCCCAAAATTCAAACATCCCCCTCGAATCAGTTCTTCATTTAGTTCATATAGAATGTCTAGGAAAGGTAGTGAAACCCcaagtaaaagtaaaagatTGATCGATGAATTGATGACTTTAATGTTCCTTCATTCGATATATTGTCACAAACTCAGACGCAGAAatcaaagagaaaagagaagtgTAGTTCAGTTAATTCGAAGAtggaaaaacaaaatcaaagagGCAAAGGAAAGAGGCAAgaagagaaaggaaaagaaattagAACATCatcagaataaaaaaataaaaggcatTGAAATTGATCGATCAACAagaaagttttcaaaaaaaaaaaaagcatcagGGATAAAAGCTACAAATAAACCCAAAAGTTGATAAAGTCAGTAAaagattatttcaaatttggattaCAATGTGTTGTGTTAGTGTATTTAACTTTTGCTTTTATTTGTCAATAGTATACTACATGAAATTTGTATGATTGATGTATGAGTTgagtttttagtattttatattataattatatatgaatattgaatgatttagttgtatattttgtatatgatataatttgaatatatcAGTATATGATTTGATAcataataaatgtattaattttgtatgattttgtgTATGAAATAATTGATCATTATCAATACAGGAGTGTATGCATTATGTATTACCTTTGTAtcatatatgtatgaaatgatATTCTTGTCCAGTAAAatatatgtgtatgaatgaTGTATTAATGTTGTGTATCCTATAATTTTGACTATTATAATAAGTATTGCAactgtatattttattttttgattttgatgtatgaattgacgTATTCATACTAAATGAGATTAGTTTGTAGTTTAAAAgtcacatattatttttttttaaatcgaatatgtattaatattgtatgaattgtgtatgaatTGAGGCATATAGTTTGTATGATTTCTGTATGAATTGAATTAAATGTCCATCgaatatgtattaatattgtatgaattttgtatataatttgtatgatttgtgtatgaattaattgaatgtcaatttaatatagcattgtatatatgattttttctatagaattttatagtatataaaaagtaataatttagttttacaaatttaataGGAGAAGAAGGTTCAAACACATTTATATTTCTGTATCAACATGATTGTGTTCGCTAATTTGTTGACCTTCCTCGGTCAAGATAAGTTTCAGCAATTTTTACAAGAAATcccatttgattttttttatgatttacataacataaaaatccAATATCAATTGTTGCGTCATACTTTCCTTCTTGAATCTGAAACTGGTAGGGATGACATGTTCATTATCAATGTAAATGGTACAGAGTTACATTTTGACTTGAAAGAGTTGGTCGTTGTAACCGGTCTAAAATCAGGACcaatttctgattttgtttcTGATCCATCTGTTCCGAATAGATTAATTGCAGAAAATTTCGGAGACTTTGACAAAGTCCCCAAGTCAAATTTTTACCACAAGTTTAAATTGGAAAACTTGTGGGAAGAAGATGACAGTTTATAATCAGTTCATGTAATTCATACacatttaatatatcattcacTGCTACTCCAATTAAACAAACACTATAATttcaatacaaaattaatacaaaaacatatattctaatttcaacagaaactagaatattttttttgaaaaaaaaggacTTTCATAAACAATTGATACATGTTTCGTATACTTTTCATACACTAATAATACAAACTTCAGACTTCAAATACGCTATACGTAACATaactatttcattaaaaaaatatacaaattgttTTCAGATAATACagttatcaaaaaaattgaacactGTTCTACatgtaaaaaaatcaaattaattaaaaacaacaattcataattaaaagaaacaaatcataattaaaaaccAACATGATGAATTCCATTTTTCacaatgtttaattaatattgacatAATGTTCTCCATTAGATCAAATCAAATTGTTTCAAAGCCAAAATTTATCAGGTTACTAAAAAAAAGAACTGAAATATGCAGATATGAAAATAATCGTGAAATTTTGGGAAAAATGACTTCTACGTTGATGTCAATCTGAAATTAATCgtgaaaatttggaaaaaagatGAATCATAACAATGATGCAAATAGGTTTCAAAATGCCAATCTGAAAATAATCTGCAAATCTGAAAATAATCGTTAAAATCTGGTAGAGTTTTTAAaggaattaaataaataaataatatcatttaaactaattagagATATTTAAGGCAATGATGCTAATctgaatttttttgatatccCTAAAAACGTGTTaatctaatattaatttttaattaaaatcccTTAAAACGTGCTAACTACATTTAatgtaattaacaaagtatCCCATTTTCCATTATTAGTTTGTCCGTGTGTTAATTAGGTATATTAATTATCCATTGTTAGTTTaacctttttttattaattgttaataacaactctttttaataaattataattaacattatGTTTATTAATAAAATGCTATAGATTgagatattaaattttatacactGAAATTCAGAAGCTAATGCTATAACTTGAGAATATTACTATATAAAATGCTATATACCTAATTtacacttttaaaaattaaaaatttatatccaATGTTGCCACATAAACACattgagataaatgaaatactagTTACCTTTAAATTAgcatacaaaaatcataaaacattaaaatcaaGTAAAACAANNNNNNNNNNNNNNNNNNNNNNNNNNNNNNNNNNNNNNNNNNNNNNNNNNNNNNNNNNNNNNNNNNNNNNNNNNNNNNNNNNNNNNNNNNNNNNNNNNNNNNNNNNNNNNNNNNNNNNNNNNNNNNNNNNNNNNNNNNNNNNNNNNNNNNNNNNNNNNNNNNNNNNNNNNNNNNNNNNNNNNNNNNNNNNNNNNNNNNNNNNNNNNNNNNNNNNNNNNNNNNNNNNNNNNNNNNNNNNNNNNNNNNNNNNNNNNNNNNNNNNNNNNNNNNNNNNNNNNNNNNNNNNNNNNNNNNNNNNNNNNNNNNNNNNNNNNNNNNNNNNNNNNNNNNNNNNNNNNNNNNNNNNNNNNNNNNNNNNNNNNNNNNNNNNNNNNNNNNNNNNNNNNNNNNNNNNNNNNNNNNNNNNNNNNNNNNNNNNNNNNNNNNNNNNNNNNNNNNNNNNNNNNNNNNNNNNNNNNNNNNNNNNNNNNNNNNNNNNNNNNNNNNNNNNNNNNNNNNNNNNNNNNNNNNNNNNNNNNNNNNNNNNNNNNNNNNNNNNNNNNNNNNNNNNNNNNNNNNNNNNNNNNNNNNNNNNNNNNNNNNNNNNNNNNNNNNNNNNNNNNNNNNNNNNNtatatatatatatatatatatatatatatatatgtatgtatgtatgtatatatataaatatgtatatattccTTTGCACAAGCATATCAAGAATCTATATAATCGATTACGATTTGAAAACTAGTTTGTATAATTACTACTTCTCtatatcttttttcttcttcttgttatttTACCAATCtctatttgttcttttttactGGTAAAATGTATATATGTTCGGATGAGATCTATCCTTAAAGTACTGGGTTCATATGAATTCAGAAATCAATCACTCTGTATCTCTCTCTCTCAGACTTTAACATCTTCGAGACCATAAAACATGAACAAtttatgtacttactttgaAACTGCACGTGAATTCACTTTTCACTGCCTATCTTCAAATTGTTCAACATCTGGTTGTTAGACACCATTAATATGTAGTACCTCACTACAATGAAGGACAAAAAAACTGAATAGTTAAAGACCAAAATCGATCGATAgatcaaaaatcgataaaaactgtcttattgatttgattattgatttaacatatttaaaaataaaaaatcaataactcGAATCGATAATACATCAAATCGAACTAAATCGATTGatacatacccctacctaaatccacttatattttcaattttcttaaaaaatgagCTTACAAATCCTAcaagtattttatatatttataaatcttctatgttattttctaacaatatcatataaaataaaattacaaaaacctataaaactaaaaaatatttataaaattataaaaacctataaaactaaaaaatattaataaacgACTATAAAATCAAATCTCCCGCTTCGCCCTTTTATCCAATTCATAATATAGAGATCAATGGTAGTAATATGTGTCCTCCACACACATTACACGTCCATTCAATTTTTATTGTCCCTCTCACTTCTCGTATATCAAAACCTGATATTTTTTCCCCCTTTATCTTCAAATTGTTCAACGTGTGGTTGTTAGACACCACTAGTACGTAGTATCTCACTACAATGAAGGCTACCTTTGCCTATAAATTTTGTGTGGTGTACTCTTACAAATTCACTCAATTCCTTCTACTCTTTACATTACAACTAAAACAAAATGGATTCAAAGTTTGCTCACATcattgttttctttcttcttgCAACTTGTTAGTacctctctttctctctctatatatataaacacatcgCAAGAATATTATTAGAATtgtaaatgatttatttttattttgtgatatggggtgggggtgggggacTTCCACAAAGAATTTaccttatattatatatacataaaaaaaaattgtttgatcTTGTAAATATAGTGCGACTAACTCAAAGCAAGTTCAGAAGAGCGACTTGTTCAATGAGTTGTAGATTGACATTCCTTTACTGGAAAATTTACATTATTTAGTGAACATGTTGACTATCGTAGTGAAAATGTATATATTGACTCTCTTAGTGAAAATATTGGCTTTGCCGCAGTTTATATTACCCTTTGCTTGTGCAAGAGATTTTTAGGCACCATAATTTTCTAATAATCTAACTTGAAATGATAAATACACTAATTgctattgaaatatatttttttgacagCCTTTGAAACTCTTATGGCACGAAAAGAAATTGATGGACCAGAAGTCATAGAACTTCCAAAGGAATTTGACTCTAACTTGATGTGCGAAGGTAAAGTTCTTTTAAAGGAATTTGTTTTTTTAGCTTCTCAAAAAACAGTTTTTCTACTATTTAAAAcagttgtttttttttctttgaatgctTGATTAAACACTTCAATTCTCTggaatatactttttttttttaaataagaacTCATTATTGACTTTTTAAAGATTTGACCAAACAAGATGTAAATTATTCAATTCtggaaatttttattaattcactTAGTTAATTATCTAAAATATTACATTATTGATAACGATTCGATTCTTTTCCTTAAAATCTCTTCTGCAActcccatttttttaaaaaaataaatatcataattcaacTCGATATCTgctattattatatcatatatagagTATGTTATTCTctctaattataattaattaattatgtgtatatgtaGGAAAACAAAGGTGGCCAGAACTTATTGGTGTACCAACAAAGCTtgctaaggaaataattgagaAGGAAAATCCATCCATAACTAATATTCCAATATTATTGAATGGTTCTCCAATTACATTAGATTATCTATGTTATCGAGTTCGTCTTTTTGATAACATCTTGGGCTTTGTTGTACAAATGCCTGTGGTGACTTAATTAATGGACCTTATTATTGAAGTAATTAAGCAGCCACAATATGTCAAAAATAATTAGGGTTCATGTCTGTTCATTATAATGTCTTCATGTACTCTTACTATATATAATGGAATAAATAAGTGTGGCTTAATTATATGTACTCCTCTCCTTAATTAATTCCTTTTCACATGTGGTACTACgttattttgattatttcaatttatttgtctgaTTTTAATTATAACATCTTTGGGaccatatatttaattaatgtgcGATAGCTAAGATTTGGATTGTAATTGACAAATTAGTCCCCCAACCCCACTACaccccaaaaataaaaataaaacgtGACAATGTGTTATAGTTTTTTGGAATAAATTAAGAAGGTTAAGGGatcaagtaaataaaaaatatcattatagGTGTGGAAagataaatatgtatttatctTTAATTAGAAGTTTTGAATTTGAgcatagatatatataaaaaaaaaaaaggttatctATTAATTGATCTACTCTAAAGTGGATAttgaatatcaaataaaaaactaaaaaaaaaagtaaaacataacaaaatcttttatgttattttttaata
The nucleotide sequence above comes from Solanum pennellii chromosome 9, SPENNV200. Encoded proteins:
- the LOC107029436 gene encoding wound-induced proteinase inhibitor 1; this translates as MDSKFAHIIVFFLLATSFETLMARKEIDGPEVIELPKEFDSNLMCEGKQRWPELIGVPTKLAKEIIEKENPSITNIPILLNGSPITLDYLCYRVRLFDNILGFVVQMPVVT